Within the Halichoerus grypus chromosome 2, mHalGry1.hap1.1, whole genome shotgun sequence genome, the region TTAAAGAATCTGATTGGTAAATTACTTTTGAATTAGTAACATTTTAACACTAGTCGTTTTAATGATTTCTCATTAGCTTATGTAGCTTTATTCTGTCAGATTGTTTTATAATTCAGTCAGCAGATATTAGAAAATGTTTGTTGGATTCCTGTTACAGGGTAAATACTGTACAGGTCCTGAGACTACAGCTGTGAATAACACAGTTCATACTCTTGCTGATGTCTGGGCCTGGTGGGAGACAGTTGAGTCCCGGGTGCCAGCAGTATAGTCAGGGCGGTGGGACACAAACAGTTTAGTCAGAGTGATGATAGGATGTCCAGTGAGTGCCTTTAACTTGTATGTAGGAGGAGATACGTATTTTGGGGTGCTCATTTAGGGTTCCACGAATGAGAGATGATGAGGGGGTAGGGAGAGTTaatccagatgagaaaaccagcATGTGCTCCTTGGGAATGGTAAAGTGCATGGGGGAATTAGTCACTTATGCTGTATTCTGTAGGTTATATTTGTAGATAAGGCCAGTGGAGGTGTGTAGGATTTTTAGAAGCTTGGTTATTGTAAGAACCAGTAATTTAGGAAAGGgcctcaataaaaatttttcagtagCACGTGTCCTGTTTAATTATACTCTTACTGTGTAAAATTTGGAGGTAATACATTTATATAgaattaaaggaattttaaagttCCTAAAGGATTAAAGAAAGGCTAGGTGAGTAGCATTTCTTTCAGTCTGTCTTCCATTAACTTccctttctcatttgttttgttggttCTATGTTTTCTCCTTGTTTTGTACAGATGTTCCATTGAGACTGTTTGCCAGATTGCTTTCTAAATTAGCCAGCTGGggttactttaaaaaacagtatgtaatttttttccttctccatgctAAAACAGACTTGTTCTGCGGAACAGTGAGCTTGTGGATAGTCACTGCAGACTAATCTTTCTTCATCACATACTGTCatatggggaagagggagggttTGCGCCAGGATGACAGTGACTTGAGCTAATTAATGCACTGTAGAGAAACGTCTGTACCCTTCTATTAACAAATGCAAAATGCCCTGTGAGGTTTAACATCATAGTACTAATAATCAATAAGCTTGTTATTCATTGTATATGTAGGAAGGAAGGTTTGAGTGATGAATAGTTTTCTTGTTCGCAGTTAACTACATAAACATGATACTGTGTTGGTGCAGTTAACCAGCCGGCCAGCAGCTGCTGCTTTGACAGTGGCACCTGGGGTGTCTTCTGGTAATTGCTCTCCATAATCTGGAATATTCTAATAGCCTTTTTTGAAGGTTAAAAAACTttacaataggggcgcctgggtggctcattcggttaagtgtctgccttcaattcaggtcatggtcccagggtcctgggatcgagccccgcatcgggctccctgctcggcggggaacctgcttctccctttgctgctccccctgcttgtgctcactcgctctctctgtcaaataaataaataaataaaacaaaactttacaggagtattttttataaaattactgAAAAGAGAACTGCAGTAAACTGTAAAGAAGGTAACCTTGGTAGGTTGCTAGTCCCCCATTATTTCTAACTATTCTTAAAAAATCGTTCTTTACGagtctttgtttctatttcctgaaaATAGGTTCTAAGAAGGGACATTTTTAAGTTAAAGGGTGTGAACTCTTATAAACCTCTTGCTACATAtccatgtttttttctagaaagttTGTACCAGATTCTACAACATGTTCTTTCATGCTCCTACCAGTCTTGACATTTTGAAATGCCAAGAATAGTggttttaattcaaatttttaaggttttagtGAGTTTgtccaatacatattttttctctttcagagtaTTTTACTGATTTAGAAGAGCTTTTActgtatatcaattttttttaacctttttccaTACATACTGCAAAGTGTCTTTTTGATTTGTCTTTGGCAGTAGCCTGTGAATTGGTCTCCCTGCTGCAGGCTTAATTAGTTCTGTACAGTGTATCAGGAGACCGATGTGGCTATAAACAGTGCCTTTATGTATTGTGGTAAAAGTTCTTAAGTGTCTTATGTAACCTAGAGTATCAAGTCttaaatcagtgattctcaaaatttGAGTGTGAACAGAATCTCCTCAGAGGTATGTGTAAAATGCATATTACCAGATGTAGATTCAGTCAGTCTGACCTGGGGCCCAGggatcttcatttttaataattccatATTTTGATACTATTGATAAACAGACCACCCTTTGAGAAACGCTATCTTAAACTCTTTCGCCTGGCATGCAAGATTTGCATGATCTGTTCCCTGCTTATTTATTTGCCTCTGTTCGTTCCCCTATGTGGAAAATTGGTCTTGCTGTAATTGTCTACGTACTGTTTCCTGGGTAATACGTAGACAGGCCATCTCCCAGAACACTGTTGTGATCTGTTAAGGTGAGATGGTAATAATGCCATTCTTCTGCCCTGGCATTTCTTCTGCTTTCTACTGTATCGAAATCTTGACTTCCCTTTAAGATGCAACTCTGCTTTTTTATGGAGTCTTCCCTGACCATTTTAAACAGTttgagccccccctcccccacaatgaTCCTAGCACTCATGCGACCTTTCAACATTTCCTGCattgttgagttttgtttttatgttcgTAATCTCAGATTGTTCATTTGTTGGCAAGGATTTTGccttatatctatttttttttatcttccacaGGACCTgtgtggaaataaaaacaaatgcccGTAGCCTCATTATTCTTGGCTATTTTGAAGGACCACAGTGAAATATTCACTGGacattcagtgaatatttttagAACTTAAATCAGTCTCTTCATCTTGTCCACTCTGTCCATACATAGCCTTTATAATTCTGTAGACTTTGTTTATATAATCTCTAAGGCTTGGTGGTTACAGATTGAAGAGGTCCCTCATCTTTCTAGTTTATCCTCATGGCTTTACTTCACCTCATGTTTGTTAGTCTGTAGATCGTTTATGGATTATCTGCAGCTCTAATTTTATGCACTATTCCAGCTAAAGATTATTAGTATTAGTTTTTTCTGATAGGTTTTAGACTTTAATGGAAAGGATGCCTTACAGAATTACAAAGGATGCCCTTAAGAGTGAGGTAATTTCTAGCCTGATGTAGATTTGTCGCTGACAGTTCGAAGCCAAGTGATCAGATCCCTGACCCAGACCCACATTCTTACCCTAATATCCTGAGTCGTTTCTCCAGTGGTTCGAACTTAAGATTAAAACTGGGGAAAGGGGGTAAAGGGGGTTCTGCATTTCCTTAGCCTGGATTTGATGCCAGTCCTGTTGAGTAGGAGTTTAGAGATGCTTTCCCTGTATCTCTGCCTACACCAGCCCCCTGGGAAAAAGAACAACAGCATATTCTGGGCAAAGAATGAGGTTGGTGAGGGCAACTAGTCAACATCTGTCACTCCATTGCTTGTCAGGATTCTTGTAGCTGATTTGTCTGACTGGGCAGgtgtcccctctctccctcagtGCTCCATGTGCATCCCTCTTGAAGCTTCGCACTCTGTTGAAGAGGACACCATCCCAGGTAGAGAGGGGGATGGGAAACTGGGCCAATTGAATCTATGTCCTTTTCTTTCCATCAGATCTAGGCTACTTAACTGGGATCTGTTGACTTCCTGGGGTCCGGGACGTCTATGCAATTCCTTGCCGAGTTTTGTTTGTGCATTTCTTAGGGGAGAGGGTCCatagctttcatcagatttttGAAGGGATCTGTAGATTCAGAAGTTAAGCACTATGGCACTAGATGGTAAGGTTTCCCATGTAGAATTTTTGAGTATTTTGCAAGTAGGAATGACAGGAAATCAGAACACAAAGGGAAATAGGGTGGTGCGGGTGGGTGTTTTGTAATCCTAGGCAAGCAATTACAAGATCCTTTTCTCATTTGTGgggaatatattttaatgtttttggcACATGAGGCAACCTTCAAAAGCGGTGTTATCTATTTCTCAAAAAGGAAAACCAGGAAGCTGGGAATACAAAGAGTAGAGGAGATGGGATGGGTGATACGTGTAGTAGAATGGGCCCGTATGATAGGAGTTAGAATATGCTCTACAATCATGGCAAATCCTTTTCCTTCTTAGGGATCTTAATTTAgtgatctgtaaaatgaaagggcTAGAATGCAATTAAGATTCCTTCTAGCTCCAGTATACCTTTCATGAAAGAATTCTGTGTGTGCCGGAGAGAACTAAAATTCGCTTacattaaaagagaaaggaatcctgTTTGGCCTGCCTCTGATTGTGTGTGGCTCTGTGAGGAAAGCAGGCAAGCTTAGTTACAGATGCATGTATCCTAAGACTGATAAATTTCAGAAGAGCAGTTTTGTGAATTTTTGGTTTTAACTTTATCTGAAAGGTAAAGGGACACTTAAGTAAACCCTGAACATAACATAATTGACTCAAGCTTTGTTCCTCGATGTGAGGTGTTTGATAGTCTATCTGATGGAGAATGTGAACTTGCTTGTTGGTTAAAGCAAGATTATGTCTTAAGTTTATGAGATAAGTATAAATTCTAATCCATCAATTTgaggttttttcttttactgagtTAGCTGTTAAACCAGGAATTACTGAGAGATTGTTCTGTTTGAGCCACACTGCTGCAGAACGAAGAGAATGATTTGAAATCCTTTACTGTGTTCGCAGTCATTATTTAGAAGCGAGGTCCTTGAATGAGAGAGATTATCGGGACCGGAGATACGTTGATGAATACAGAAATGACTACTGTGAAGGCTATGTTCCTAGACATTATCACAGAGACGTTGAAAGCGGTTATCGAGTCCACTGCAGTAAATCTTCGGTGCGAAGCAGGAGAAGCAGTCCTAAAAGGAAGCGTAATAGACACTGTTCAAGTCATCAGTCACGTTCGGTatgattgattttgtttttatcttgggTGGATGCTTATTTGTGTGTAAAAGCTCTTAAGGAGCCAGTAAGTTTGAAAAagtttatgtatacatataaaattatttggatatattataattgtttatattactTGAGTCCTTAAACATCCAGATTCTCATAGCTAATCTGTATTTATTAGGTAGCCTTCATTTGCCCACGTTTACTCATTTTCTGCAGTCCAGATCATGAGTTcttgattttaatattaaaaatatttttaagttttgtaatataactttatGAAAAGATGAAGCACCcatcttttctttcatcttaaactttttttttttttttttaacacactttAAAAGAAGCCCTTTTCCTGATAGTTGGAAACAAATCTAGAATGTTGCACTGGTGGATACTTAATTGTTGATAGTCTCTACGTAGGGAAGTCCCAGAGCACAGTGCGTCATTGCCCGTAGCTAGTTCCATCAAAATTCTGAAATGGGTGCTGAATGGAAAATGCATTAGCCAAAAGCGTGCCTTTTTTTACACTCAGACATCTTCACCTGTTTAATCAGTAAACTTTGAATaaattgttttcttccccaaGTTTTCTTCAGTAGAACTAGCTTTGATTAGATTGAACACTGAAATTAACTagcttttatttccccttttactttaataatgtatactttaaaatattgctaAATAAGCAATTTCAACTAATCTtgacattttaaaaccttttcctGACAAACTAGACATTTCAATTCACAGCATATGCTATTTTATAGCAAGAGATTAGTAGATCATGACATTGCATTCTTTAAATTTCAGACTTCaattaaatcagtattttaaagagacaattgtgttgtttttttctattgCCACTTTAAGTATCTTATCTGAAAATCTGTTCCTTGCCATGTTTTTCTTCTGTAACATAAACTGTGCCCTGTGAATTTCTGGGGACTGAATTTGAAATTGCTCCTGCCAACTGTTCGTGGCCTGGTGCTTATCTGAATGCCTGAATATCTCCCCGCTGAATGAATTGCGTATTCTGCCCTGAATTCACTCTGATATATTGATTGGCTGGACGATCTTGGTGCTGCCCACTTGCCGATCCAGAAGAGCCACCGAAGGAAAAGATCCAGGAGTATAGAGGATGATGAGGAGGGTCACCTGATCTGTCAAAGTGGAGACGTTCTAAGAGCAAGATGTATAGAATATTTTTCAACACTTTTTTAACTTTGCAGAcagaataatctttttaagaATAGTTTGTCAGCGGGGGGCTAAAGAACTCttcattgcttttttgttttgtttttttgtgggtttgtttgttgttcttttgtatttcttcttttctatagaatttaaatatttctactcTAAAGTTCCAAAATAATCAATGGAATTTGAGATTAGAGCAAGAAAGATAGCTCTATCTAATTGTTTTTGTAGcagctgaaaataaaataatttgagtgCTGGAACCTTAGTTATGCTTTGGTAgagatcatttgaaaatattccacACTTAAGTATTCATTGTTTGAATAACTAGATAATTGGTACTCAGGTACttactcctctttctcctcccttacTTTAGATGAAATCGTGGACACTTTGGGTGAAGGGGCCTTTGGCAAAGTTGTAGAGTGCATTGATCATGGcatgtaagttttttttcttttttgaacattCTGGTATTTCTTGGGGGGAAGGATCCATCATTAAGTGAAATGGTATTTTAAGTAGTAGCCACGTGTTTTCCTGGGTGGTGTAAATATCCAAAATTTCTTGAACTGTGTCTGGTTATTTACCAAGAATGTGGATTTTGATCAAGAACGCTGacaaattcaggggcgcctggctggttcagtcggtggagcgtgcgacttTTGATCTtcgggttgtgaatttgagccccagggcaggtgtagagattacttaaaaataaaatgttaaaaaaagaaacctgacaaaTTTCATCAGTTGGTGTTTGTTGAAATTAAAGTGGGTCTTCAAGTGAAGGGGTTTCCTAGAACTTAGGCCTTGACCCTTATGTGAGATTTAGAGTGCTTTGCTTTAGTTTTGAATAGCAGAGACAATAAAGCTTGTCTAATCTCGGTCAAAAACATGTATTCTCGATCTGAAGGTTGCACAGTGGAAGAAATGGCCTAGCAAAAAGCAGTCTGCCCTGGAGTGTTGTTAAGGGAGTGGAAGGGAACATCTTCCATTTAAAAGGTTTTGGAACCttttagggactcctgggtggctcaattggttaagcatctgcctttggctcaggttgatgatctcatggtcctgggatcaagcccccattagggaggctcagtggggagtctgcttgccctctgcccctcccccgctcatgctcataACCTcgccccccccaataaataaataaaaaatcttaaaaaaatatataagatttttggAACCTTCCAGCTTTATTTTGGAATGATTCATAATTACAACTGGAAGTCTGCTATTAAGTACTAGATAGTACTAGAAGAATTTCATTTTATCACAGTTGTGCTCTGTGTCATGCAGATCTTATACATTGTTTCTTCAGACTTGATGAAATCAAAGTTTGTatggcaaagaaacaaaaacagaacaaaaaccttTATTCCCAAATTTGTGTATTAGAGTTAGCTTCTTAAGTATAAAGAAATTCTATTATTTAAAGTCTGCAGAATAAAGTCCAGATTCTTTAATGAGTTATACGAAACTCTTTGTGATTTGGTGCTCTGTGtctcattttaacattttcctcCAGGATCTCTGTTATGTAAATTGCAAACTTTTTTGTAAATGAACCTCTTTAAAACAGTTTAGTTCAACTGCACATCTCTAAATTGATATCTAAaatttttcatcataaaataGTTGGGAAGGATATGATTTTCACCTtatttaaacaatatatttttaaacttctctctTTAAATATAGTTGAGGGAATGTAAATACTATAGCAACTTGATAAACCTAATGTTATCCATGAATCAACTCTTCTTGAATGCTTAAACATGTTTTATTCTCGgttattttcattccattttccaTAAAGTGTATTATTCTAAGTATCTTATTATCACCCTGTCTTTTCTGcaacaaaaatgtgaatgttaAATGAAATTTTGAAGTATATTGAAATACTTTCAGACTTCTAGAAAAGTTTCTAGGATAGCTGAAAAATCCTATATATCCTTTTCCCAGATTCTCCACGTGttagcattttacattttctttatcattctgtATATACACACGTgtgttatattttcaaattttgccaGCTCAGATCTTACTCAGACTTCACCAGTTGTCCTAttaatatcctttaaaatttcttgagaTTCCAAAGTGAGTATTTGAGATATTCCAATTAATGGTATTCAGTTGATCAAGTACAATTCTTTTGCAAATTTTGATACTTATTGGACCTGCGTATAAAAGTTAATTGGAAATGTGTCTTTTATTGGGTTGgtttggacttttaaaaaaggagtacACATATTCATAAACATACTTCAAGTGCTTAACTTTagaggcttcctttttttttttttagatgatatGTAACGTGTAAGTTGAAAGTGTACAATTCTTCACTGTACTATAATTACTCTAGTAGTTTTAgctaacagttttatttttcatttatagagcTAATAAGCACTGAGAAAACTTGGTCATACAGTAGATGAGACTAGAAGGAGTTTTGTCACAGTAGTTTCATAGCGACTCTTTGAAGAAGTCTTGAGATACATGCCAAGTGTCATAGGGAGATTATCatcaaaataagtttttaatgATTTATGAGCTCACAATTTCACTGGGGCTTTGTTGAAGACAGTGAATTGGAAACCACCAGACTTGGAAAAAAGGTTTGCTATCCAGCCACTAGAAAGCTTGGTTTGCCTCAAcgattttttttaaggctaatttattttgagagagcgtgagggaaggggcagagggagagagagaatctcaagcagactctcggCTCTGAGCACTGAGCGGGACGTGGGGCTcgctctcatgaccctgagatcatgacctgagcagaaatcatgaGTTGGCTGCTgaatggactgtgccacccaggcgccccctagggCACATATCTTAATATACTAATTAGGGGTGTATGAAGTTTTCTTATGTAAAGTGGAAggaccacagtaaaaaaaaaaatggaggctcgaATGCTGGTTCATCTTTAGGAAGATCAGAtttagaaaagaagacaaaaagaatttGAAGGTTTAGAAATCCATTTCCTTCTAGATCATTCGTGGCTTGATACTTTCTAGGAAGTATTACAGATACCCAGATACCCCAGTCTAAAGCTTGTGCCCTACTTTAGCTGTTTTACCTACTTGCATCAGTGAATGTGCTAAACATTTTCTTGGCTTCATGACCTACTGGTGGCGTCTCCTTTGTTTGAACATGTTCACTTTTCCTCCCAAATCTTACAGACTGGTAGCTGTTTTTCAGGGCTCAGTCATGTGTCACCTCTTCTCTGAATAAGTTTGAGCTTCCCTGACCCCCTAATTGTTAAGCTCTCCCATCTCTTTGCTGTGTAGTAGCTCATACGAAGCACTTCTAACCTTGTAagttgttcatgtgtctgttttttccaTTAGACCGTGAGGAACGGAGGGACAAACCTTGTCTTCTTCACTAACACCTATGTGCCCTCTGGCACAGGGTGGTCTGTCCCGGTGAATGAGCATATGCTTTCAGCAGTAGCATGTTCtatttgaggttttatttttatcttcttttttttttttttaacttttgtttaaaatctaggTAAATTGTAAAGTTCTGGAAACATTAATATTTGTGAGTATTAAGGGAATTAATCGCTCTATAGAAAGtgtgttttggggtgcctgggtggctcagttggttaagcagctgccttcggctcaggtcatgatcctggagtcccgggatcgagtcccacatcgggctccctgctcagcagggagtctgcttctccctctgaccctcctccctctcactccctctcatgctctctgtctctcgttctctctctcgcaaataaataaaatcttaaaaaaaaaaaaaaattaaaaaaaaaaagaaagtgtgtttTGTCAGAATGTTTTGAAAAGATGTTCTGTGGAATCTGATAAAAGATGCCCTGAAAAGTCTTTTTAgacttattttagaaaaataacaagagTAATTAATAGTAAGATTATGCTTTAGAGGACACATGTCTTCAGCCTTCTTCTGTACATAAACctttttcatcttaattttgtttttaagggatGGCATACATGTAGCAGtgaaaattgtaaaaaatgtAGGTCGATACCGTGAAGCAGCTCGTTCAGAAATCCAAGTATTGGAGCATTTAAATAGTACTGATCCCAATAGTGTCTTGTAAGTATAAACTTGAACTGTGCTCCATCATGTTGCCTAAAATAAGCAGAATTCTGTGAActgacttgtttttattttgatctgtTTTAGCCGATGTGTCCAGATGCTAGAATGGTTTGATCATCATGGTCATGTTTGTATTGTGTTTGAACTACTGGGACTTAGTACCTAtgatttcattaaagaaaatagcTTTCTACCATTTCAAATTGACCACATCAGGCAGATGGCGTATCAGATCTGCCAGTCTATAAATTGTAAGTATACTTGATAAATTTTAAACAccagaaaattaaaagtgttcATTATACAAGCAACATGTCAAAACATTGTTACTAAAAGTACACGTTAGGTAAAGATGAAACTCCCGTACCCACTACTAATCCTCACTGTCCCCCAATACAGATGAAATAATGTAAGTGAAACTAATAACGCCTTTTTGTTCTCTTGTAGTTTTGCATCATAATAAATTAACCCATACAGATCTGaagcctgaaaatattttatttgtgaagTCTGACTATGTAGTCAAATATAATTCTAAAATGGTAAGTTACAGACTTaattttggtggtggtttttaaaattaatttagctTGGTGATCTTGGATGAGGAATTTTCACTTCTGAGGCTGGTTATATCCTGATATTTAACCTAAAAAAAGGATAATCCTTCTTTACTTTTCTCATGGAGTTATGTTGAAAATCAGAAAGATAATTCATGTGCAGCAAGCCTTTTGAAGTGCTAtaaagtatttcatttctttactgATCTTTGTGTTGACTCAACTGTATTTTTCTAGAAACGTGATGAACGCACACTGAAAAACACAGATATCAAAGTTGTTGACTTTGGAAGTGCGACGTATGATGATGAACATCATAGTACTTTGGTATCTACACGGCATTACAGAGCTCCAGAGGTCATTCTGGGTCAGTAGACACCACCCTTCCTGATACTgtaattaaaaaagagatttttttcctccacatcttttattaggggatgggggggatggaTATGATTTTCTTAGCAGTGTACAGAAAATGTTAGCTGTCTTAAGAAAAACTGTCTGGACATggctaaaaataacttttcctgaatgggaaaaatgtgaTACCATCTGTAAAGacatttcaaatgtttttgtttttagtttttattttatttatgtatgccTGTATGCttgctccatgcccagcatggagcccagtgcagggcttgaactcacatacctgagatcaagacctgaattgAAATCgagagacagacgcttaactgactgagccacccaggcgcccccaagtcgttattttttaaacaagttaACTTTGCGAGATCATAAAAGGGCAGGTTCTGTTGACAAAGTCTGTCACAGCAATGTGAAGTGATGGGGCTACCCATTTTCACGTCACAAAAGCATGGTGCTGTAGAAATGCTAAAGGTCTGGTTGGCAGACATCTAGGTAAAGAGCAGATGGAGGTCAAGAAGAAGGAGGGGCCAGTCTAAAAGGAGAGCTTCTTcgagaagaaaatgagagaaagattaaagaagaaaatgacttCAGGTACAGAGTTTTGAAATAAGAGGGAATTCAGTAAGGGAGTGCATGTCTTATGCCTCAAAAATGTCCGAGAGACCAGATCTTGTAATCAAGTGGGGAAGTGTCAGGAGGTTGGGGGTTCAGAGACAGTGGAAGGAAGTTCAGATCCAGGTGCTCTTTGTAGATGGTTACATGGAATAAGCTTATTAGTCAAAAGTATGGTCCAACTGAGGTTGAGTAGTATTTTTATAGAGTCAGTTTctccttttcacctttttttgcGCAACAGGAGTTGGTAGTTCAGAATAAGAGTAGAAAAACACATGATTTTTATGGGGGATTGGTAAAGGCATAAGGAAATTGAGAATATTAGGCAGTGCTGGCCAATAGAACTTCCCATGTTTCCATGGAAACTTTCGTTGTATATCTGCAGTGTCCAATATGGTGGCTGTTCACCACATGTGGACTACTGTGTACTTGCAGTGTCGGTAGTGTGACTGAGAcactgaattttaagttttatattaatttaaatgttgGATGTAAATAGCCTCATGTGGCCGGTGGCCACCGTGCTGGAAAGTAAGGTTTCGAGCTTGTCTTTGAAATGGATGATAATAGGATTCCTGCTTAGTGTGGTCTGAAAGGAGCTGTTGTGTTGCAGTAGTTTAGAAAGTGTATTCACGGTTGAGGACTAAAGGCTTCAATGAGGGCAAAAGAAAGGGGTATGGAAAGAGTCTGTGGACAGAAGTATTTTCGGGTCTTAAAAAGACATAACTTCCTGTGTTGTCAATTTTAAGATGCAGAtttccccggggcgcctgggtggctcagttgttaggcgtctgccttcggctcaggtcatgatcccagggtcctgggatcgagccccgcatcgggctccctgctcctcgggaagcctgcttctccctctcccaccccctgcttgtgttccctctctcgctgtgtctctctctgtcaaataaataaataaaatctttaaaaaaaaaatgcagatttccccCCACATTTTAACATGAGGAACACAACACAGAATaactggcatttttttctttgttattggtACATAAAATAGTCCTCTGTGTCTTACTGGTAATGGCCTCCCTAGATTGGATAAAATACAGTAATTCTTAGTAATGACAGTAACACAGTTCCAAGTATGGCCAGACTAGATAGTTGATGTAAATCCAGACTTGGGGTTATTGCCCTTGAGGAAAAGAAATTAGGAGATTGGGAGATTAGTAGGGTCCTTTGTGTTTTTGTGAAGTATTAATCCTGAGGATTAA harbors:
- the CLK4 gene encoding dual specificity protein kinase CLK4 isoform X2: MDGIHVAVKIVKNVGRYREAARSEIQVLEHLNSTDPNSVFRCVQMLEWFDHHGHVCIVFELLGLSTYDFIKENSFLPFQIDHIRQMAYQICQSINFLHHNKLTHTDLKPENILFVKSDYVVKYNSKMKRDERTLKNTDIKVVDFGSATYDDEHHSTLVSTRHYRAPEVILALGWSQPCDVWSIGCILIEYYLGFTVFQTHDSKEHLAMMERILGPIPTHMIQKTRKRKYFHHNQLDWDEHSSAGRYVRRRCKPLKEFMLCHDEEHEKLFDLVRRMLEYDPVKRITLDEALQHPFFDLLNKK
- the CLK4 gene encoding dual specificity protein kinase CLK4 isoform X1; its protein translation is MRHSKRTHCPDWDSRESWGHESYSGSHKRKRRSHSSTQENRHCKPHHQFKESDCHYLEARSLNERDYRDRRYVDEYRNDYCEGYVPRHYHRDVESGYRVHCSKSSVRSRRSSPKRKRNRHCSSHQSRSKSHRRKRSRSIEDDEEGHLICQSGDVLRARYEIVDTLGEGAFGKVVECIDHGMDGIHVAVKIVKNVGRYREAARSEIQVLEHLNSTDPNSVFRCVQMLEWFDHHGHVCIVFELLGLSTYDFIKENSFLPFQIDHIRQMAYQICQSINFLHHNKLTHTDLKPENILFVKSDYVVKYNSKMKRDERTLKNTDIKVVDFGSATYDDEHHSTLVSTRHYRAPEVILALGWSQPCDVWSIGCILIEYYLGFTVFQTHDSKEHLAMMERILGPIPTHMIQKTRKRKYFHHNQLDWDEHSSAGRYVRRRCKPLKEFMLCHDEEHEKLFDLVRRMLEYDPVKRITLDEALQHPFFDLLNKK